The genomic stretch TCGGCGGGCGGTGCGGCTTCGGGCTTCCCTGTCCCCTGTTCCCTGTCCCCTGTCCCCTGCAGTTCCCCGGGAAGCTCCGGCGGCGGCGGAAGGTCGGCCACGTTCATCGGCTCGAGCCCGTTGGAGCTGGGCACGGGGAAGGCCTCCAGCAGCGGCACCCCGCCCATCTCGCTGACCTTGGAGGGCAGCGTGAGGCGGAAGGTGCTTCCCTCGCCCGGCGCCGAGTGGACGGTGAGGCTCCCGTCCAGCAGCTGCGCCAGCCGTCGGGAGATGGGAAGCCCCAGCCCCGTCCCCTGGTGCTGGTTGGGCTGCGAGAGCTGCACGAACTCGTCGAAGATCTTCTCCAGGTCCTCGGGGGGGATGCCGATCCCCCGGTCGGTCACCTCGATCTCCACCCCGGCGTCGTCGCGGCGGCGGCACTCCACGGTGATCGGCTTTCCCTCACCGAACTTGATGGCGTTGGAGAGCAGGTTCAGCAGGATCTGCCGCACGCGGCGCGGGTCGGTGATGATGGACACCGGCTCGCCCGCGAACTCCAGCGCCAGCTCCGACCCGTGCTCGTCGGCCAGCGGCCGCACGGTCACGAACAGGTCCTGGATGACGCCGGGGAACGAGGCGGGCTGGATCTCCAGCTCCAGCTTGCCGGCCTCGATCTTGGACAGGTCCAGGATATCGTTCACCAGCTCCAGCAGGTGCTTGGCCGCCTTGTTGGCGCGGTCGATCCCCCGCTCCTGCTCGGGGGTGAGCGGGCCGTAGATGTTGTCGAGGAGGAGCGCGCTGTACCCCAGGATGGCGTTGATGGGGGTGCGCAGTTCGTGGCTCATCGAGGCGTAGAAGCGGCTGCGCGCGCTGATGGCCGACTCCAGCTCCAGCTGGCGCGCCTGCAGCTGCTCGTTCACCCGCGTCAGCTCCTCGCTGGTCCGCGCGAGCGAGACCGCCTGCTGCCGGAGCGCCTCCTCGGCCCGCTTGCGCTCCGACACGTCGCGGGCGATGACGGTGAAGACGCGCTCGGACTCGAGCTCCAGGCAGCTGATCGACGCCTCGGCGGGGAATTCGGCGCCCTCGGCGCGGCGCCCGGTGAGCGCCAGCGAGCGCGGCGCGGGGCGGCCGGGGCCGCGGCTGTCGGGGGTGCTGCGGGTGTCGGCGCAGACGCGGTCCAGGTCCACGCCGCCGAAGTCCACGAACAGCTCGTCGATGCGGTGCGCCATCGCGTCGTCCTGGTCCAGCCCGAACATCTCCTGCGCCGACTGGTTGAACAGCGTGATCACGCGGTCGTCGCCGAAGGTGATGATGGCCTCGAGCGCCGACTCCACGATCTCGCCCATGCGCGCCTCGCTCTCCAGCAGGCGCGCGCGGTGCTCCAGCTCCAGCTCGCGGCGCTGGCTGTCGCGCAGCTGCTCCTCGCGGCGGCGCAGCTGCTCGGTCTTCAGGTACAGGTCGACGAAGACCGAAACCTTGGAGCGCAGGATGTCGGGGTTGAAGGGCTTGAACATGTAGTCCACCGCCCCCACCGAGTACCCCTGGAAGACGAACGCGTCCTCCTTGCTGATGGCCGTGAGGAAGATGATGGGGGTGAAGCGCGAGCGGTCGCGCCGCTTGATGAGCTCGGCGGTCTCGAAGCCGTTCATCCCCGGCATCTGCACGTCCAGCAGGATGCAGGCGAAGTCGCGCCGGAGCACGGCCCGC from Longimicrobium sp. encodes the following:
- a CDS encoding ATP-binding protein codes for the protein MSGMFEGYAEAGASGRSRAPLAGPDGPRGEPRASILMVDDRPENLMALEAILEPLGHELVRAASGEEALRAVLRRDFACILLDVQMPGMNGFETAELIKRRDRSRFTPIIFLTAISKEDAFVFQGYSVGAVDYMFKPFNPDILRSKVSVFVDLYLKTEQLRRREEQLRDSQRRELELEHRARLLESEARMGEIVESALEAIITFGDDRVITLFNQSAQEMFGLDQDDAMAHRIDELFVDFGGVDLDRVCADTRSTPDSRGPGRPAPRSLALTGRRAEGAEFPAEASISCLELESERVFTVIARDVSERKRAEEALRQQAVSLARTSEELTRVNEQLQARQLELESAISARSRFYASMSHELRTPINAILGYSALLLDNIYGPLTPEQERGIDRANKAAKHLLELVNDILDLSKIEAGKLELEIQPASFPGVIQDLFVTVRPLADEHGSELALEFAGEPVSIITDPRRVRQILLNLLSNAIKFGEGKPITVECRRRDDAGVEIEVTDRGIGIPPEDLEKIFDEFVQLSQPNQHQGTGLGLPISRRLAQLLDGSLTVHSAPGEGSTFRLTLPSKVSEMGGVPLLEAFPVPSSNGLEPMNVADLPPPPELPGELQGTGDREQGTGKPEAAPPAEPAETPAESHSEAAEDASAGRVGARRRKDRHAAAAETAADPPEDEEHGEAADDPADSPAHVGP